One genomic region from Sulfurimonas sp. encodes:
- a CDS encoding acyl-CoA acyltransferase, with protein MSIKIKKAQSTDSPFLAQMILQSSRADKQFGMFDLIFGHLGDSGTLASIEKLIKADVKNQCHFSNFLIAEIDGENVGSLCSYEPRIATTQSFLDALNEIGCSDGHKIFLEIQEACDFELNTRTLVFDYMEELEGYMDVGILKSLMQKSLLTARLKGYRIVQSMVEIGSLETLLYYKKLGFKEVKQKECEIYREKFGRAGLVLLAFEF; from the coding sequence ATGAGTATAAAAATAAAAAAAGCACAAAGTACAGATTCGCCTTTTTTAGCACAGATGATTTTGCAAAGTTCTAGAGCAGATAAACAGTTTGGTATGTTTGATTTGATTTTTGGTCATCTTGGTGATAGTGGTACTTTAGCAAGTATTGAAAAACTAATCAAAGCAGATGTAAAAAATCAATGTCATTTTAGCAACTTTTTGATTGCTGAGATAGATGGTGAAAATGTTGGAAGCCTTTGCAGTTATGAGCCAAGAATCGCAACAACTCAAAGTTTCTTAGATGCTTTAAATGAGATTGGTTGTTCAGATGGTCACAAAATCTTTTTAGAGATTCAAGAAGCATGTGATTTTGAGTTAAATACAAGAACTTTAGTTTTTGACTATATGGAAGAGCTTGAAGGTTACATGGATGTTGGCATCTTAAAATCATTAATGCAAAAAAGTTTATTAACGGCAAGACTTAAAGGTTATAGAATCGTTCAGTCTATGGTGGAAATAGGTTCACTAGAAACACTTTTATACTATAAAAAGTTAGGCTTTAAAGAAGTTAAGCAAAAAGAGTGTGAAATATATAGAGAAAAATTTGGTAGAGCAGGTTTAGTTCTTTTAGCTTTCGAGTTTTAA
- a CDS encoding diguanylate cyclase: MNIIFIFLFMAISLIADNNIDKVSIQLNWKYQFEYAGFIVAKEKGYYEDIGFEVKLKEFTNNTKTIEDMLKNKTTFAISDSLYMLERQENNIVLLANYFKESPLIIATNTTIKHPKDLEGKSIMSSKERLLNTPIDFMFKHLGVDYNKIIFKENSYDIQDLIDNKTDAMEVYKTNELYRLEVESIPYNILDPKDYGFNSGAVNMFTLQKNIDKYTKVRIEAFIDATNRGWKYALENNDEVVKLIYSKYNNSLKKSIKALEFEAKEIKKLFLQEQFKIGDINKEEIYRWHDILHNYGLINNASRYNEFLFNNQWKEKVYTKEELYAVTGFIFLIIIFLLYRHHMLKKTNKDLEQLHLIIEDNSQALEKSLIIMSKYIIFSRTDLKGIITEASDAFCEISQYSKEELLGKPHNIIRHQDMPKEAFRYMWKIIQSGKVWKGEVKNRKKDGSYYWVYANISPEFDSHGNIFSYVAIRYDITNKKKVEEIAITDGLTSLYNRRYFDDIFAQQIEICKREKYLLAFAIIDIDYFKQYNDTYGHQEGDTALKLVSKSLKTILKRPDDYTFRLGGEEFGLLFHVQKYEDAVLLVNKVRENIEKLEIQHIKNKVSKFLTISSGVYIMVTNDNSTLDEIYKKTDQALYIAKQKGRNQVVVVKEEA, translated from the coding sequence ATGAATATTATATTTATATTTTTATTTATGGCAATATCTTTAATTGCTGATAATAATATAGATAAAGTATCAATACAATTAAATTGGAAGTATCAATTTGAATATGCTGGTTTTATAGTAGCTAAAGAGAAAGGTTATTATGAAGATATAGGATTTGAAGTTAAACTAAAAGAGTTTACTAATAATACTAAAACAATTGAAGATATGTTAAAAAACAAAACAACTTTTGCTATTAGCGATAGTTTATATATGCTAGAAAGGCAAGAAAACAATATAGTCCTTTTAGCAAATTATTTCAAAGAATCCCCTCTAATTATCGCTACCAATACAACAATAAAGCATCCTAAAGATTTAGAAGGTAAATCTATCATGTCTAGTAAGGAAAGGCTTTTAAATACCCCTATTGATTTTATGTTTAAGCATTTAGGTGTTGATTATAATAAAATAATTTTTAAAGAAAATAGTTATGATATTCAAGATTTAATTGATAATAAAACAGATGCTATGGAAGTATATAAAACAAATGAATTATACAGACTTGAAGTAGAAAGTATTCCTTATAATATATTAGACCCTAAAGATTATGGATTTAACTCTGGAGCAGTTAATATGTTTACACTGCAAAAGAATATAGATAAATATACTAAAGTAAGAATAGAAGCTTTCATAGATGCTACAAATAGAGGCTGGAAATATGCCTTAGAAAATAATGATGAAGTTGTGAAGCTAATATACTCTAAATATAATAATTCTTTAAAAAAATCTATCAAAGCACTAGAATTTGAAGCAAAAGAGATTAAAAAACTTTTTTTACAAGAGCAGTTTAAAATAGGTGATATCAATAAAGAAGAAATCTATAGATGGCATGATATATTACATAATTATGGATTAATTAATAATGCTAGTAGATACAATGAATTTTTATTTAACAATCAATGGAAAGAAAAAGTCTATACTAAAGAAGAACTCTATGCTGTTACTGGATTTATTTTTTTAATAATAATTTTTTTATTATATAGACACCATATGTTAAAAAAAACAAACAAAGATTTGGAACAATTACACTTAATAATAGAAGACAACTCTCAGGCATTAGAAAAAAGTTTAATTATTATGAGTAAATATATAATATTCTCAAGGACAGATTTAAAAGGTATTATTACAGAGGCAAGTGATGCATTTTGTGAAATATCACAATATTCAAAAGAAGAGTTATTAGGGAAACCTCATAATATTATAAGACATCAAGATATGCCAAAAGAAGCATTTAGATATATGTGGAAAATTATTCAAAGTGGTAAAGTTTGGAAGGGTGAAGTAAAAAATAGAAAAAAAGATGGTAGTTATTATTGGGTTTATGCGAATATTTCCCCTGAATTTGATAGCCATGGCAATATCTTTAGTTATGTAGCAATAAGATATGATATAACAAATAAGAAAAAGGTTGAAGAGATAGCAATAACGGATGGTTTAACTTCTTTATATAATAGGAGATATTTTGATGATATTTTTGCTCAACAAATAGAGATTTGTAAAAGAGAAAAGTATTTGTTAGCTTTTGCAATTATTGATATAGATTATTTTAAACAATATAATGATACTTATGGACATCAAGAGGGTGACACCGCTTTAAAACTTGTGTCAAAATCCTTAAAAACTATTCTAAAGCGTCCTGATGACTATACTTTTAGATTAGGTGGGGAAGAGTTTGGCTTGCTTTTTCATGTTCAAAAGTATGAAGATGCTGTTTTATTAGTAAATAAAGTAAGAGAAAATATAGAAAAATTAGAAATACAACATATTAAAAATAAAGTCTCAAAATTTTTAACAATTTCTAGTGGAGTTTACATTATGGTTACTAACGACAACTCTACATTAGATGAGATATATAAAAAAACTGATCAAGCTTTATATATAGCAAAACAAAAAGGACGAAATCAGGTTGTAGTTGTTAAAGAGGAAGCTTAG
- a CDS encoding L,D-transpeptidase family protein → MIKTFLILVILQNLLFSSQQIILVISQDYTNSKAKLTCYEDEIKVFETIDVNIGKNGLGFGLGELKLEENRQNIVKKEGDKKAPIGIFKLTNTFGYDKKQKSILNYIYLEKNLICVDDSDSKYYNKIIQMPKNKPKSFEIMKREDNQYELGVVVQHNKEQKKQAGSCIFLHVQKNINAPTAGCTSMTFQDMKKIVEWLDGSKNPILIQVPKSSLPEIKKLYPKLPL, encoded by the coding sequence ATGATAAAAACTTTCTTAATTTTAGTAATTTTACAAAATTTGCTGTTTTCTTCACAACAAATAATCTTAGTTATTAGTCAAGATTATACAAATTCAAAAGCTAAACTAACATGTTATGAAGATGAGATAAAAGTCTTTGAAACCATAGATGTAAATATAGGTAAAAATGGCTTAGGCTTCGGTTTGGGCGAACTTAAACTAGAAGAAAATAGACAAAATATCGTTAAAAAAGAAGGCGATAAAAAAGCACCTATTGGTATCTTTAAACTAACAAATACCTTCGGATATGATAAAAAACAAAAATCTATACTAAATTATATTTATTTAGAAAAAAATCTCATTTGTGTTGATGACTCAGACTCAAAATACTATAACAAAATTATCCAGATGCCAAAAAACAAACCAAAAAGTTTTGAGATTATGAAAAGAGAAGATAATCAGTATGAATTAGGCGTAGTTGTACAACACAACAAAGAACAAAAAAAACAAGCAGGTTCATGTATCTTTTTACATGTTCAAAAAAACATAAATGCTCCAACAGCAGGTTGTACTTCCATGACATTTCAAGATATGAAAAAAATTGTAGAGTGGTTAGACGGGAGTAAAAATCCCATTTTGATTCAAGTGCCTAAAAGCTCTCTCCCAGAGATAAAAAAACTTTATCCTAAGCTTCCTCTTTAA
- a CDS encoding IS3 family transposase, translating to MNAKRKSYSANFKAKVVLEVLEGEKTVNEIASGYEVLPLSLRNWKKQFLENMSLAFDKSTVVKEYKDEIDTLKYEKDAIAKKLGETIVEKDFLVEKLKSLASSKERKTLLDAKHKLSQNKQCQLLQVSKSSLYYTPTKPFSRGKDLKILDAINNIYSDFPSYGSRRIHAQLLRDGYSIGKKFVKKAMKYMGIEALYPKPKTTTANKEHYKYPYLLKDFRDYAGRVVIEKTNQVWSTDITYIKLEKGFVYLAAIIDWHSKKILSWKLSNTMDISLVKSVLNEALAFYPKPEIFNTDQGSQYTSKVHVDILKKHNIKISMDGKGRATDNICIERFWRSIKYEEIYLNEYKNIKSLNRAIKIYMNSYNKKRLHSAIGYKTPNEVYYKAVNNLDPKGAKLLPLVS from the coding sequence ATGAATGCAAAAAGAAAAAGTTATAGTGCAAATTTTAAAGCAAAAGTAGTACTGGAAGTTTTAGAGGGTGAAAAAACTGTTAATGAAATAGCTAGTGGATATGAAGTCCTACCTCTAAGTTTAAGAAATTGGAAAAAACAGTTTCTTGAGAATATGTCATTAGCATTTGATAAAAGTACTGTTGTAAAAGAATACAAAGATGAAATTGATACTCTTAAATATGAAAAAGATGCAATTGCAAAAAAACTTGGAGAGACAATTGTTGAGAAGGATTTTCTTGTGGAAAAGCTAAAAAGCTTGGCCTCATCTAAAGAGAGAAAAACTCTACTTGATGCTAAGCATAAATTATCACAGAATAAGCAGTGTCAATTGCTACAGGTAAGTAAGTCGAGTTTGTACTATACTCCAACTAAACCGTTTAGTAGAGGTAAAGACTTGAAAATATTAGATGCTATAAATAATATATATTCAGACTTTCCATCATATGGAAGTAGAAGAATTCATGCTCAACTTTTAAGAGATGGGTATAGCATAGGGAAAAAGTTCGTTAAGAAAGCTATGAAGTATATGGGTATAGAAGCCTTGTATCCTAAGCCTAAGACCACTACAGCAAACAAAGAACATTATAAGTATCCATATCTCCTAAAAGATTTTAGAGATTATGCTGGACGTGTTGTAATTGAAAAAACTAATCAAGTCTGGAGTACAGATATTACTTATATCAAACTGGAAAAAGGCTTTGTATATTTAGCCGCAATAATAGATTGGCATAGTAAAAAAATACTCTCATGGAAACTTTCTAACACAATGGATATTTCCTTAGTTAAAAGTGTGTTAAATGAAGCACTCGCATTTTATCCTAAACCAGAGATATTTAACACAGACCAGGGAAGTCAATATACTTCAAAAGTTCATGTTGATATTCTCAAAAAACACAACATTAAAATTTCAATGGATGGAAAAGGTAGAGCTACTGATAATATTTGCATCGAAAGATTCTGGCGAAGTATTAAGTATGAAGAAATTTATCTGAATGAATATAAGAATATAAAATCTCTCAATCGAGCAATAAAAATATATATGAACTCTTACAACAAAAAAAGATTACATTCGGCGATTGGATATAAAACTCCAAATGAAGTTTATTATAAAGCTGTCAATAATTTAGATCCTAAAGGAGCAAAACTGTTACCACTGGTATCGTAA
- a CDS encoding DNA topoisomerase IV has translation MNILLLNDNPVVTKLVTLSAQKTSDKLEIIDSIADITQSSCDLFILDDTLYSEDVMSEVQSKIKYHKSLYICSRDAKEILGFSETLRKPFLPTDLVELFVSLAQEASTINLESEKPQEEEEKTQEEPEAVEEELESLDEVEIEEEDELDELSLDDIEDEDLEDIDLELDLELDELSLDEEDDLGEGVLDKDELQEVQELLEEEDELEELDEFKTDDLEEELEEVNSEELDEEEISDELDKLEELSNEEELDDNDLNLDEDELEAIVEEKEEESLDEELELEDDDLSLEEVNSEELDEEEIKLTEETQEEELELEDDDLSLDEDELEEELELTEEPQEEELELEEEVKEESIEEELDIETQIQSAVLELSEEDLESELDADTLLDIAVNDIDGLDALNEKDIKLAIGEEVVEEILQSDEVEAVQEIVESSSDDGVQALKKLLKALSNEEVCASMKGMKISINITIGDK, from the coding sequence GTGAATATATTACTTTTAAATGATAATCCAGTTGTTACAAAACTTGTAACGCTGAGCGCTCAAAAAACTTCAGATAAATTAGAAATTATAGATAGTATTGCAGATATTACACAAAGCTCATGTGACTTGTTTATACTAGATGATACTTTGTATAGTGAAGATGTTATGAGTGAAGTTCAAAGTAAAATAAAATATCATAAATCATTATATATATGTTCAAGAGATGCCAAAGAAATTTTAGGTTTTAGTGAAACTTTAAGAAAACCATTTTTACCAACGGACTTGGTAGAACTATTTGTAAGTTTAGCTCAAGAAGCAAGTACAATAAACCTTGAAAGTGAAAAACCCCAAGAAGAAGAGGAAAAAACACAAGAAGAACCAGAAGCAGTTGAAGAAGAGTTAGAGTCTTTAGATGAAGTTGAGATTGAAGAAGAGGATGAATTAGATGAACTTTCTTTAGATGACATTGAAGATGAGGATTTAGAAGATATTGACTTAGAGTTAGACTTAGAACTTGACGAGTTATCTTTAGATGAAGAAGATGATTTAGGTGAAGGTGTATTAGATAAAGATGAGTTACAAGAAGTACAAGAACTTTTAGAAGAGGAAGATGAGTTAGAAGAACTTGATGAGTTTAAAACTGATGACTTGGAAGAAGAACTTGAAGAAGTAAATTCAGAAGAGTTGGATGAAGAAGAAATAAGTGATGAACTTGATAAACTCGAAGAGTTAAGTAACGAAGAAGAGCTTGATGACAATGACCTGAATCTTGATGAAGATGAACTTGAAGCAATAGTCGAAGAAAAAGAGGAAGAAAGTCTTGATGAAGAGTTAGAGTTAGAGGATGATGACCTTAGCCTTGAAGAAGTGAATTCAGAAGAGTTGGACGAAGAAGAAATAAAACTTACAGAAGAAACTCAAGAAGAAGAGTTAGAACTTGAAGATGATGATTTAAGTCTTGATGAAGATGAATTGGAAGAAGAGCTAGAACTTACAGAAGAACCTCAAGAGGAAGAGCTGGAGCTTGAAGAAGAAGTTAAAGAAGAAAGTATTGAAGAAGAACTAGATATAGAAACACAAATACAAAGTGCTGTTTTAGAACTAAGCGAAGAAGACTTAGAAAGTGAATTAGATGCTGATACACTTTTAGATATTGCAGTAAATGATATAGATGGTTTAGATGCACTTAACGAAAAAGACATAAAACTAGCAATAGGTGAAGAAGTAGTAGAAGAAATACTGCAATCAGATGAAGTAGAAGCTGTGCAAGAGATAGTTGAAAGTTCTAGTGATGATGGTGTACAAGCACTTAAAAAACTACTTAAAGCTCTTAGCAATGAAGAGGTTTGCGCATCTATGAAAGGCATGAAAATTAGTATAAATATAACAATAGGTGACAAATAG
- a CDS encoding twin-arginine translocase TatA/TatE family subunit encodes MGMPGGTELLIIFGIIVLLFGAKKIPDLAKGIGKGIKNFKSEMKEVDEPEVVTTEAPKKVESSEEVASTETPKTTTQA; translated from the coding sequence ATGGGAATGCCTGGTGGAACAGAACTATTAATAATATTTGGAATAATTGTACTTTTATTTGGTGCAAAAAAGATACCTGACTTAGCAAAAGGTATTGGTAAAGGAATCAAAAACTTTAAAAGTGAAATGAAAGAAGTTGATGAGCCAGAAGTTGTTACAACTGAAGCTCCTAAAAAAGTAGAATCAAGCGAAGAAGTTGCTTCAACTGAAACTCCAAAAACTACAACTCAAGCATAA
- the argS gene encoding arginine--tRNA ligase translates to MKQRVSALLREKFGREVVLEKPKDRSFGHFATPIAFSLAKELRKSPMIIAEELASSFNESEIFSSVESVKGYLNFRLSEVFLSQYSTWALDNPQEFAKQDKKSKILLEFVSANPTGPLHIGHARGAVYGDTLYRLAKHLGYDITAEYYVNDAGNQIDLLGLSIQLWGRENILKEKVDYPESYYRGDYLKALAEGAVEKFGKEILSDKTRQKELALWAKDGVMEIVVNSLADLNIHFDTFVNESSLYDDWDRVMQKMGDGIYKKDEKIWIASEAKGDDNDRVVVREDGRPTYLAGDIVYHNQKFERGYDHYINIWGADHHGYIPRVNAAVEYLGYDSKKLETLLSQMVSLLKDGEPYKMSKRAGNVILMSDIVDEIGADALRFIFASKKSDTALEFDLAEFKKQDSSNPIFYIQYAHARIKTILSKSNFSKEEILKSKLIGLNENADVLLFDALLLPEIVEDAFSSRQVQKLADYLKALAASLHKFYYDCRIIGTQDEVKLLKLLLVVALSLKTGLSLLGIEAKDSMSKEEV, encoded by the coding sequence TTGAAACAACGAGTATCGGCGCTTTTGCGTGAAAAGTTTGGTCGTGAGGTTGTTTTAGAAAAACCAAAAGATAGATCTTTTGGACATTTTGCTACTCCAATCGCTTTTTCTTTAGCTAAGGAACTTAGAAAGTCCCCTATGATAATAGCTGAGGAATTAGCATCTTCATTTAATGAATCAGAAATTTTTTCTAGTGTTGAGTCTGTAAAAGGTTACTTAAACTTTCGCCTTAGTGAAGTTTTTTTAAGTCAGTACAGTACTTGGGCACTTGATAATCCACAAGAATTTGCTAAACAAGATAAAAAATCCAAAATTCTTTTAGAGTTTGTTAGTGCAAACCCAACAGGTCCGCTTCATATAGGTCATGCTAGAGGTGCTGTTTATGGCGATACACTGTATCGTTTAGCAAAGCATCTAGGGTATGATATCACAGCAGAGTACTATGTAAATGACGCAGGAAATCAAATAGATTTACTTGGTCTTTCTATTCAACTTTGGGGCAGAGAAAATATACTTAAAGAAAAAGTAGATTACCCTGAGAGTTACTATCGTGGAGATTATTTAAAAGCTTTAGCTGAGGGTGCCGTTGAGAAGTTCGGTAAAGAAATTTTAAGCGATAAAACTCGTCAAAAAGAACTTGCACTTTGGGCAAAAGATGGAGTGATGGAGATAGTTGTAAATTCCCTAGCAGACTTAAACATTCACTTTGATACTTTTGTCAATGAATCATCTTTGTATGATGATTGGGATAGAGTTATGCAAAAGATGGGTGATGGCATCTATAAAAAAGATGAAAAAATCTGGATAGCATCTGAGGCAAAAGGTGATGATAACGATAGAGTTGTTGTTCGAGAAGATGGACGCCCAACTTATTTAGCTGGTGATATAGTTTATCATAACCAAAAGTTTGAACGAGGGTACGATCACTATATAAACATCTGGGGAGCAGACCATCATGGTTATATTCCAAGAGTAAATGCTGCTGTTGAGTATTTAGGTTATGACTCTAAGAAACTTGAAACTCTACTTTCTCAAATGGTTTCACTACTTAAAGATGGCGAACCTTATAAGATGAGTAAACGGGCAGGTAATGTGATTTTAATGAGTGATATTGTTGATGAGATTGGTGCTGATGCACTTCGTTTTATCTTTGCATCTAAGAAATCTGACACAGCCTTAGAGTTTGACTTAGCGGAGTTTAAAAAACAAGATAGCTCAAACCCTATCTTTTACATTCAGTATGCTCATGCTCGTATCAAAACGATTTTATCAAAATCAAACTTTTCAAAAGAAGAGATACTAAAAAGTAAACTAATTGGTCTTAATGAAAATGCAGATGTACTTTTGTTTGATGCACTTTTACTTCCTGAAATAGTTGAAGATGCATTTTCTTCTCGTCAAGTTCAAAAATTAGCTGATTATTTAAAAGCATTAGCAGCATCTCTGCATAAGTTTTATTATGATTGTAGAATCATAGGAACACAAGATGAGGTAAAACTTTTAAAACTTCTTTTGGTTGTAGCACTTTCACTTAAAACTGGACTATCCCTTCTTGGTATAGAAGCTAAAGATAGTATGTCTAAAGAGGAAGTTTAA
- a CDS encoding Na+/H+ antiporter NhaC family protein — translation MALIERSRGIEGFVDFMQNRVKIVKSQKSSLMLSYFIGVVIFIESSITSLIAGAVGRPFCQKYKIPQAKLAFVCDSTSAPISSLLVFNGWGALLLGLISTQISLGQIEGNAVSILIDAVIYNFYAMSALVVTFVAIYFNINIGPMKYTQFKATNIQTTSLNTPSMNYMVLPILLMVALVFVFLYLSGGGDILKGSGSSAIFYTVFSTLIFTLIYYVPTKNMSLSVWTKTAFKGAKKLFPIAMILLFSFGIGEVTSELKTGEYLASLANENLNIYFLATVIFLVSSLISFSTGTSWGTFSIMIPIAVPMAVIMDADVALTIGAVISGGIFGDHCSPISDTTIISSMASDCEVIEHVQTQLPYALISAFIAITLFIIFSFIR, via the coding sequence ATGGCTTTGATAGAAAGAAGTAGAGGGATAGAAGGTTTTGTAGATTTTATGCAAAATCGTGTAAAAATTGTTAAGTCGCAAAAATCATCTTTGATGCTTAGTTATTTTATAGGTGTTGTTATCTTTATAGAATCTTCCATCACTTCACTTATTGCTGGGGCAGTAGGACGACCTTTTTGTCAAAAATACAAAATTCCTCAAGCAAAGTTAGCCTTTGTTTGTGACTCAACATCAGCACCTATAAGCTCACTTCTTGTTTTTAATGGTTGGGGTGCTTTACTGCTTGGACTTATTTCAACTCAAATATCTTTAGGGCAGATAGAAGGTAATGCAGTTTCTATCCTTATAGATGCAGTTATTTATAACTTTTATGCCATGAGTGCTTTGGTGGTTACTTTTGTAGCAATTTACTTTAATATAAATATCGGTCCAATGAAATATACACAATTTAAAGCTACAAATATTCAAACAACAAGTTTAAATACTCCAAGTATGAACTATATGGTTTTACCAATACTTTTAATGGTTGCTTTGGTTTTTGTTTTTTTATATTTAAGTGGTGGTGGGGATATTTTAAAAGGTAGTGGCTCAAGCGCCATTTTTTATACGGTATTTAGCACTCTTATATTTACACTTATCTATTATGTGCCTACAAAAAACATGTCGTTGAGTGTTTGGACTAAAACAGCCTTTAAAGGAGCAAAAAAACTTTTTCCCATCGCTATGATTTTACTTTTTTCTTTTGGCATTGGAGAGGTTACAAGTGAGCTAAAAACAGGAGAGTATTTAGCATCTTTAGCAAATGAAAATCTCAATATATATTTTTTAGCAACAGTCATATTTTTAGTAAGTTCGCTTATCTCTTTTTCAACAGGAACATCGTGGGGAACTTTTAGTATTATGATTCCTATTGCCGTACCTATGGCAGTTATCATGGACGCTGATGTCGCTTTAACTATTGGAGCAGTTATATCTGGTGGGATTTTTGGTGACCATTGTTCTCCTATCTCAGACACTACTATTATCTCTTCTATGGCGAGTGATTGTGAAGTTATAGAACATGTCCAAACTCAACTTCCTTATGCACTCATAAGTGCTTTTATAGCCATAACTCTTTTTATAATTTTTTCTTTTATACGCTAA
- the gmk gene encoding guanylate kinase yields the protein MNNNSGAILVLSGPSGAGKSTLLNEIIHDIGESYFSISTTTRKIREGETNGIHYHFVSEEEFKQDINDEYFLEYAFVHGNYYGTSLKPVKRALKAGKLVIFDIDVQGNTVVNNRLGDITTSVFISPPTLSILKHRLEARKTDTQEVIDRRVSMAKKEIQRISEYDYLVINDDLEEAAQTLRTIALASRLKVPMQDINEFAQKWEDIEQ from the coding sequence GTGAATAATAATAGCGGAGCAATTTTAGTTCTTTCAGGTCCAAGTGGTGCAGGTAAAAGTACACTTTTAAATGAGATAATCCATGATATTGGAGAGTCTTACTTTTCCATTTCAACAACAACTCGTAAAATTCGTGAAGGCGAAACAAATGGAATTCACTATCACTTTGTTAGTGAAGAAGAGTTTAAGCAAGATATAAATGATGAGTATTTTTTAGAGTATGCTTTTGTTCATGGAAATTACTATGGAACATCTTTGAAGCCTGTCAAAAGAGCATTAAAAGCAGGTAAACTTGTGATTTTTGATATAGATGTTCAAGGAAATACGGTTGTAAATAATCGTCTTGGCGATATAACAACTTCTGTTTTTATTTCTCCTCCAACACTTTCTATCTTAAAACATCGCCTAGAAGCTCGTAAAACTGATACTCAAGAAGTTATAGATAGACGAGTAAGTATGGCAAAAAAAGAGATACAGCGTATCAGTGAGTATGACTATTTAGTTATAAATGATGACTTAGAAGAAGCGGCACAAACTCTAAGAACTATTGCTCTTGCATCTAGACTTAAAGTGCCTATGCAAGATATAAATGAGTTTGCTCAAAAATGGGAAGATATAGAACAATAA
- a CDS encoding CDC27 family protein translates to MKIFLILIVLLPIFVFGGEISDSNEVEYEKAVKSYKAKDFKSSYAIFSKIYLSKLSDANANYYFGRSAFETGNYEAALAAFERVEMLEPSNLSNKLQMARTYFMLKMYEDSELAFKEVLDNPNIPQNIRTNIELYLSKVTKVQQKSFTYATINLDWLYDSNVNYGAIGGEYETDSSTFPASEDSDTAIQV, encoded by the coding sequence GTGAAGATATTTCTAATATTGATTGTGTTATTGCCAATCTTTGTGTTTGGTGGTGAAATTAGTGATAGTAACGAAGTAGAGTATGAAAAGGCAGTTAAGTCTTACAAAGCAAAAGACTTTAAGAGTAGTTATGCGATATTTTCAAAAATATATCTAAGTAAACTCTCAGATGCTAATGCAAATTACTACTTTGGTCGTTCAGCTTTTGAAACAGGAAATTATGAAGCAGCTTTAGCAGCTTTTGAGAGAGTTGAGATGCTTGAGCCTTCAAATCTTAGTAATAAGTTACAAATGGCAAGAACTTACTTTATGCTAAAGATGTATGAAGATTCGGAGTTGGCATTTAAGGAAGTTTTAGACAATCCCAACATACCTCAAAACATACGAACAAATATAGAACTATACTTATCTAAAGTTACTAAAGTTCAACAAAAATCATTTACTTATGCGACCATAAACCTTGACTGGCTTTATGATTCAAATGTAAATTATGGTGCTATTGGTGGAGAGTATGAAACAGATAGTTCTACATTTCCCGCTTCAGAAGATTCAGACACAGCCATTCAAGTATAA